From the genome of Vitis riparia cultivar Riparia Gloire de Montpellier isolate 1030 chromosome 2, EGFV_Vit.rip_1.0, whole genome shotgun sequence:
TTCAGGTTGGACCTAGCCTGATTTTCTTCatgctctctctctcctcccccCACCCCTTTCTCTcttcctccctccctccccccCTTTGTCtctgtttaaaaaaatttaaaatcagaGCTACCGACCCTGGTTTTTTGATGAAAATGGCTAAAAcgacaaaaaagaaaatccactcatttataagaaattttctGAGAAGTGTTGTGCATTTGTATCTCGGGGCCTAGGCTATGCCAATGCGGCCCGAGATTTTTGGCTCTGGTGCCTAGGCTTGAGCCAATGCGGCACCCAGAGTGATCTCGTAGGATTCGAACCCAAGACTTAGGTCTTTTTGGTTACCCTCCTGGTACCATCTGGGCTACTAGGAGGGCAACCAAAAAGACCTAAATCTTGAGTTCGAATCCTGGGGAGGCCATTTTGGGCGCTGCATTGGCTCAAGCCTAAGCATTAGAGCCAAAAAAAATCTCGGGTGCCGTATTGGCATCGCCTAGGCCCCGAGATACAAATTCACAACAAGAAGTACTGTTGCTTCAGATTCTATTAAAAACCACAGATTGATTTCAGTTGTTGCAAATCTTATTCATAGTCCAATTAAAATGGACTGTGGCACCCCTCTGTTCAAATGGGCTTCCATAATATTTTCCACTTCATCGAATTTCACAAAATCAAGATCTGTTTGGTTCCTGGGAAAGCATAGGAAAAAGCATGAAAACATAGTATATGACACATTGGCTTTGGACTCTGGAGTTGGTGCTGTGAGACTGTAGCATGGGCAATGGAACAGTATGGAAAGTCTAAGTTCTTAGCCTTTGAAATAGATATACGTATTGACATTGCTCAACCCCTTATGAGGAGTAGACCAATGGCTGTGACTATGAGAGTCGAAGGAACACCAAACTTGAGGTGGCTCCAGAAGGAGAGAGTGTAGCCAAAGAACCGAGCACGACGAGCCTGCTCGCACACTATCAGGTTTGCAGCTGACCCCAACAGCGAAAGGTTTCCAGCAACCGTGCTCACCCATGCTAAGATCAACCATGCCCTTTTCTCTTGGCCCTGAGATGTCATTGCTGCAGATGCTGTCACTCTTGCTCCAAGCAAAAGAACTACAAAAAACAGATATCTTCAAGTTATGTAACCATTAATGTTACACAAACTCATGCTAGGACTAATACACTACATTGGTTTTTTGGTCAGAAGTTTCATTTGTGTCATTGGAAATCATCTTCCTTAAAATTCTTGGTTTGAAGGGGTTTCTATGGATATTGCTCCTTCAATCTCTGTTCTATTATGTCCTTTAAAGATGGCTTCTGCTGAAGAGAAAAGAGGTAGAAACTCTTGCTTCAACAACAATTTTGATGGTATGTACTATATATCATGAACTTACCAGTAGGCACATTTGAAGCAACATTTGAGAGGACAAGAATGACTAGGGTAAGAACTACGATCCCTCCAACATGATTGATTCGTGCATGAGGCTCGGTTAGGTTCCAGAGAGTGCTAGGTATCCCTGTTCTGTTAAAGCCATCCACTGTGATGAACATGCCACAAAAGAAGATTAAGATAGAATATGAAACCTGGTTCAGAAAAGAGATGGAATTAGGGACTATGACAATTTAGCAGCTCAAAGGAGCATTAGGTATATACTAGTTGATATTTCAGGAATGCAGTAGGATCAAAACTTTTAGATTCTACCTTTTGTAGGCATGGCTGAGCATCCTTGAAGTCGAGAACCACAAGAGCAAGTGCTGCAGTAAGGGCTGTCCATGACATGTTTAGACCAACAAGCAATGCTATCAGCATGCCAATAGTAACAAGGTAAACACATGTCTTCCAAAGCAGTCTTTTCCATGGCTTGGCCGagctttcattttcttccagAGGCTGCACTGGGACAGTGTCTTCCTCGTCGACATTCACCATTTCATCACTGCCATTTAGCGCACTTTTTTCAACTCTCCTCGAATGAAAATCTTCCTCCCTCGGTTGAGGGAAATCATTACCAACCACCCCCTCTTTGGAAGCACTTGAATTCCTTGTTAACTCAACGCCACCATTCAAAGTCCCCTGCACATTGCTCTGTTTTGAACCTGCTCTGTTTCTGAGAGTCTCAGTATGGATTGTGCTCCCATTTGAACTTGGGGAGCCCCAGGTATTCATTGGTTCCAACACAGGATTCAATTCTTGAGAATTTGAAGCTGTGGGATGTGACATGGCTACAGGTGAGAAGCGGTGGGAAGCCGCATCTTCCTCGGAAATCACTTCATCCAAAGCATGTTCTTCATCCTTTTCAAAAGACAGCAGTCTCCAATACATGCATAGAAGGATCAAAGCATTGACGAAAACACCCACCAGCATTGCAGGGAGGAGTCCCAACAAGAATTCCCCAAAAGAGAGGCTACTCTGGATGGCAATGACCAAGTTTTGGGGATTACCAATTGGAGTTGCAGAAGATCCAATATTTGCGCTCGAGACCAAGGCCAGTAAGAAGGGATGGGGAGGGACATTATTCTGCTTAGCTATTATCAGAACAAACTCTGTCAGCACAACACAACTGGTGTCATTGGTGAAGAATGCACTTGAAATGGCAGAAACTACACATATCCGGCAAAGCAAATCCTTTGCCCCCTTACTCTTCCATGAAAGCAGTACACCCAAGTATTTGAACATATCAGCTTGTTCAAGATAGACGCTCACGACCATAGTTCCAAAAAGAAGGCCAAGGATTGAGAGGTCAATGGCAGCATATGCTTGATCTGGGGTTATGACCCTGAAGATGACCATGAGCATGGCTCCTAGGAGAGACCCTGCAGTCCTACCAATGGGTAGAAAAGGAACTGCTGGGAACACTGCCAAAACCCAGAAGATTGCAAAGGCTATTGAGCCTAAAACTACCTTTTCAGTAGGGGCCAAGACCATCTCTGCAACCTAACAATCTTAAATCTTATACAGGCAGGAAAGTTAAGCCAAAGAAATTGA
Proteins encoded in this window:
- the LOC117927433 gene encoding silicon efflux transporter LSI2-like, which codes for MVLAPTEKVVLGSIAFAIFWVLAVFPAVPFLPIGRTAGSLLGAMLMVIFRVITPDQAYAAIDLSILGLLFGTMVVSVYLEQADMFKYLGVLLSWKSKGAKDLLCRICVVSAISSAFFTNDTSCVVLTEFVLIIAKQNNVPPHPFLLALVSSANIGSSATPIGNPQNLVIAIQSSLSFGEFLLGLLPAMLVGVFVNALILLCMYWRLLSFEKDEEHALDEVISEEDAASHRFSPVAMSHPTASNSQELNPVLEPMNTWGSPSSNGSTIHTETLRNRAGSKQSNVQGTLNGGVELTRNSSASKEGVVGNDFPQPREEDFHSRRVEKSALNGSDEMVNVDEEDTVPVQPLEENESSAKPWKRLLWKTCVYLVTIGMLIALLVGLNMSWTALTAALALVVLDFKDAQPCLQKVSYSILIFFCGMFITVDGFNRTGIPSTLWNLTEPHARINHVGGIVVLTLVILVLSNVASNVPTVLLLGARVTASAAMTSQGQEKRAWLILAWVSTVAGNLSLLGSAANLIVCEQARRARFFGYTLSFWSHLKFGVPSTLIVTAIGLLLIRG